In the genome of Aureimonas sp. OT7, one region contains:
- a CDS encoding BA14K family protein — MSLVKKLSGKALIVAVAMAMLPASVAVPQNVNGAMGNVVASLFGATEAKADPWRHRHWDRGGYRGGGYYGRRDWRDSRRWDRGPRYYRRDRGNAAGAAIIGGIVGLGVGAAIASANQPRYVEPAPRRYVEPGYSYAPQPWTREWYQYCSQRYRSFDPGSGTFQPYNGPRRMCR; from the coding sequence ATGTCATTGGTTAAGAAGTTGAGTGGAAAAGCCCTGATCGTCGCGGTGGCCATGGCGATGTTGCCGGCCAGCGTGGCCGTGCCGCAAAACGTCAACGGCGCGATGGGCAACGTCGTCGCCAGCCTGTTCGGGGCGACCGAGGCCAAGGCCGATCCCTGGCGGCATCGCCACTGGGACCGTGGCGGCTATCGTGGCGGCGGATATTATGGGCGTCGCGACTGGCGCGATTCCCGTCGCTGGGATCGTGGCCCGCGCTACTATCGCCGCGACCGTGGCAACGCCGCAGGCGCCGCGATCATCGGCGGTATCGTCGGGCTTGGGGTGGGCGCGGCAATCGCCAGCGCCAACCAACCGCGCTATGTGGAGCCGGCGCCGCGCCGATATGTGGAGCCGGGATATTCCTATGCGCCGCAGCCCTGGACGCGCGAGTGGTATCAATACTGTTCGCAGCGCTACCGGAGCTTCGATCCCGGCAGCGGGACGTTCCAGCCATATAACGGGCCGCGCCGCATGTGCCGCTAA
- a CDS encoding DapH/DapD/GlmU-related protein, giving the protein MTKTEWDATDIRFRSETARIHGSAEVKQCTIGRYCEIGPRCVLRETALGDFSYFERGGEAIYARIGRFSSIAANVRINALDHPMERLTTHKISYRPNEYFRFLPVDGAFRERRRGRAVIVGHDVWIGHGAVIMPGVTIGNGAVVGANAVVTRDVAAYTIVAGVPAKVLRRRFQQPVAARIEALGWWDWPPERLFEAIPDMQDLPIESFLDKWEAAAAATR; this is encoded by the coding sequence ATGACGAAAACGGAATGGGACGCGACGGATATCCGCTTCCGCTCGGAGACGGCGCGGATCCACGGCAGCGCCGAGGTAAAGCAATGCACCATCGGGCGCTATTGCGAGATCGGTCCGCGCTGTGTGCTGCGCGAAACGGCACTTGGGGATTTCAGCTATTTCGAGCGCGGCGGCGAAGCCATCTATGCCCGTATCGGGCGTTTCTCGTCCATTGCCGCGAACGTGCGGATCAACGCGCTGGACCATCCGATGGAGCGCCTGACGACCCACAAGATCAGCTATCGCCCGAACGAATATTTCCGCTTCCTGCCCGTGGACGGCGCATTCCGCGAGCGTCGGCGCGGCCGCGCCGTCATCGTGGGGCACGATGTCTGGATCGGGCACGGTGCCGTCATCATGCCGGGCGTCACCATCGGCAACGGCGCGGTCGTCGGCGCCAACGCGGTCGTGACACGGGATGTGGCCGCCTACACCATCGTAGCGGGCGTGCCGGCCAAGGTCCTGCGGCGGCGCTTCCAGCAGCCGGTAGCGGCCCGCATCGAGGCGCTCGGCTGGTGGGACTGGCCGCCGGAGCGCCTGTTCGAGGCGATCCCGGATATGCAGGATCTGCCGATCGAATCCTTTCTCGACAAGTGGGAGGCGGCCGCCGCCGCAACGCGCTGA
- a CDS encoding AzlD domain-containing protein, whose translation MSEIWLLVILAAVTTYATRVGGYLVLQRMGRISPRLDAVLNAVPAAVLPTIFVPAFVDGGWLERSVLILCGVLALRLSLLSTVAIGTAIVIVARLAGI comes from the coding sequence ATGAGCGAGATCTGGCTTCTGGTGATACTGGCGGCGGTGACGACCTACGCGACGCGCGTGGGCGGCTATCTCGTGCTGCAGCGGATGGGGCGCATATCGCCGCGCCTCGACGCCGTGCTGAACGCCGTTCCGGCAGCGGTACTGCCCACCATCTTCGTACCGGCTTTCGTGGATGGCGGGTGGCTGGAGCGCAGCGTGCTCATCCTGTGCGGCGTGCTGGCGCTTCGCCTGTCGCTTCTGTCCACCGTCGCCATCGGAACCGCCATCGTGATCGTCGCGCGGCTCGCCGGGATATGA
- a CDS encoding aminopeptidase P family protein has product MFQSFEESASSAASANRLELLRAELSHLGVDGFIVPRADEHQGEYIPDAAARLAWLTGFSGSAGYAVVLPDSATLFVDGRYTTQARDQVDPAVVRTASSIDTPLAKYLSGVAAGLTIGFDPWLHTQAEAAALRKAAEETGFKLVPLPHNPIDRIWQDRPLPPKGKVVQHPETLAGRSAAAKLEEMAETMRAAGGTAAVLTDPSSIAWVFNIRGQDVPHTPLPLSFALLKSDGRPTLFIDADKLDGSVRDYLSALADLAAPEAFEAALRGFRAGERVLVDPALAAERIVELIEEGGASVVLKPDPARLPRARKNDIEIAGSRAAHLRDGAAMVRFLHWLDLQPGGTVTEIDAARRLEAFRAETAANDGMPLLDISFDSIAGAGPNAALPHYRVNTRSNRTLGDGELFLIDSGAQYRDGTTDITRTVAIGSVDAERRRKFTLVLKGMIAISTIRFPVGTRGMDLDPLARVALWKAGCDYAHGTGHGIGSYLAVHEGPQSISKRGASVLESGMILSNEPGYYREGHFGIRIENLILVTPPAPIEGGDMPMHGFETLTFAPIDRRLVMADLLDEHERAWLDHYHTEVRGRLAPLLPDEADRAWLAGATAPLGS; this is encoded by the coding sequence GTGTTCCAGTCCTTCGAAGAGAGCGCAAGCTCGGCCGCCAGCGCCAACCGCCTCGAACTTCTCCGCGCAGAGCTTTCCCATCTTGGCGTCGACGGTTTCATCGTTCCGCGCGCCGACGAACATCAGGGCGAATACATCCCGGATGCGGCGGCACGCCTTGCATGGCTGACAGGATTTTCGGGTTCGGCGGGCTACGCCGTGGTCCTGCCCGATTCGGCCACGCTGTTCGTGGATGGCCGATACACGACGCAGGCGCGCGATCAGGTGGACCCCGCGGTGGTGCGGACTGCCAGTTCCATCGATACGCCGCTGGCCAAATACCTGTCCGGCGTCGCTGCCGGACTGACGATCGGCTTCGACCCCTGGCTGCATACGCAGGCGGAGGCGGCGGCGCTGCGCAAGGCGGCCGAGGAAACCGGTTTCAAGCTGGTGCCCCTGCCGCACAACCCCATCGACCGCATCTGGCAGGACCGGCCGCTGCCGCCGAAGGGCAAGGTGGTGCAGCACCCCGAAACGCTCGCCGGTCGAAGCGCCGCCGCCAAGCTGGAAGAGATGGCAGAAACCATGCGCGCGGCCGGCGGCACGGCGGCAGTCCTGACGGACCCGTCCTCGATCGCCTGGGTGTTCAACATTCGTGGCCAGGACGTGCCGCACACGCCGCTGCCCCTGTCCTTCGCGCTTCTCAAGAGCGATGGCAGGCCAACCCTGTTCATCGATGCGGACAAGCTCGACGGCTCGGTCAGGGATTATCTTTCCGCCCTTGCCGACCTTGCCGCACCGGAAGCCTTCGAGGCGGCATTGCGCGGCTTCCGGGCCGGCGAAAGGGTTCTCGTGGACCCTGCCCTTGCGGCCGAACGCATCGTCGAACTGATCGAGGAAGGCGGCGCGAGCGTCGTGCTGAAGCCCGACCCGGCACGCCTGCCCCGGGCCCGCAAGAACGACATCGAGATTGCCGGCAGCCGCGCGGCGCATCTGCGGGACGGCGCGGCCATGGTGCGCTTCCTGCATTGGCTCGACCTTCAGCCCGGCGGCACCGTCACCGAAATCGACGCGGCCCGGCGCCTGGAAGCGTTCCGCGCGGAGACGGCGGCCAACGACGGCATGCCGCTGCTGGACATCTCCTTCGACAGCATCGCCGGGGCCGGGCCCAACGCCGCGCTGCCGCACTACCGGGTCAATACGCGGTCCAACCGGACACTTGGCGATGGCGAACTGTTCCTGATCGATTCCGGGGCGCAGTACCGGGACGGAACCACGGACATTACCCGCACCGTCGCCATCGGCTCGGTCGATGCGGAGCGCCGCCGCAAGTTCACCCTGGTCCTCAAGGGCATGATCGCCATATCGACGATCCGCTTTCCGGTCGGTACGCGAGGCATGGACCTCGATCCGCTTGCCCGCGTGGCCCTGTGGAAGGCCGGTTGCGATTATGCGCATGGCACGGGGCACGGGATCGGCTCGTATCTCGCCGTTCACGAGGGGCCGCAATCCATATCCAAGCGCGGCGCGAGCGTGCTCGAAAGCGGCATGATCCTTTCGAACGAGCCAGGCTATTACCGCGAGGGGCATTTCGGCATCCGGATCGAGAATCTGATTCTCGTAACGCCGCCGGCCCCGATCGAAGGCGGTGACATGCCCATGCATGGCTTCGAGACGCTGACCTTCGCCCCGATCGACCGTCGGCTGGTCATGGCCGATCTGCTGGACGAGCATGAGCGGGCCTGGCTCGACCACTATCACACCGAGGTGCGTGGCAGGCTGGCTCCGCTGCTGCCGGACGAGGCCGACCGCGCATGGCTGGCCGGCGCGACGGCGCCGCTGGGCAGTTGA
- the ligA gene encoding NAD-dependent DNA ligase LigA, with protein MLRDKPVENLTLEEAAEELAALAGEIRHHDQLYYLQDSPQVSDAAYDALRQRNLAIEARYPELKRADTPSETVGAQVSEKFGKITHSVPMLSLDNAFSDEDVAAFAKRARRFLKLADDAPLAITAEPKIDGLSLSLRYEGGALVSAATRGDGNVGEDVTANARTVEDIPEKLKGKVPDILEVRGEVYMSHADFARLNEGRAEAGLPLFANPRNAAAGSLRQLDPSVTKARPLRFFAYAWGECSAVPGDTQTEVVATLGRMGFPINPLMQRFDGIDGLIGQYHAIEEQRAALGYDIDGVVYKVDDLALQKRLGFVSRFPRWAIAHKFAAEKAMTVLRAIDIQVGRTGALTPVAKLDPVTVGGVVVSNATLHNADYIKGTGQGGQSLREGRDIRVGDTVVVQRAGDVIPQVLDVVLEKRPTDSAPFVFPDRCPACGSHAAREEGEVVTRCTGGLICPAQAVERIRHFVSRNAMDIEGLGDRQVEFFYGLEDPALWIRSPADIFTLEKRQEKSLTRLENFEGFGARSVRNLFEAINARRNPPLPRFLYALGIRHVGETNAKRFARHYGSLEAFRAGAEAAIIPDDRKDPGNDAWQELNGVEGIGSIVAGAVVEFFHEAHNRDAIDALLEAGVRPQDEARPAASIVSPVAGKTIVFTGALERMSREEAKAMADELGAKAVESVSKKTDLVVAGPGAGSKLKKAGELGIEIIDEDGWFTLIGR; from the coding sequence ATGCTGCGGGACAAGCCGGTGGAAAACCTGACGCTGGAGGAAGCGGCCGAGGAACTCGCCGCGCTGGCCGGTGAAATCCGGCATCACGACCAGCTTTACTATCTGCAGGACAGCCCGCAGGTATCCGACGCGGCTTACGACGCCCTGCGTCAGCGCAATCTGGCAATCGAGGCGCGATATCCGGAGCTGAAGCGCGCGGATACGCCGTCCGAAACGGTCGGCGCGCAGGTGTCCGAGAAATTCGGCAAGATTACCCATTCGGTGCCGATGCTGTCGCTCGACAATGCCTTCTCCGACGAAGACGTCGCCGCCTTCGCAAAGCGCGCGCGCCGCTTTCTGAAGCTTGCGGACGATGCACCCCTGGCCATTACCGCCGAGCCGAAGATCGACGGCCTTTCCTTGTCGCTGCGCTACGAGGGCGGCGCGCTGGTCAGCGCGGCAACGCGCGGCGACGGCAATGTCGGCGAGGACGTGACCGCCAACGCACGTACCGTGGAGGACATTCCGGAAAAGTTGAAAGGCAAGGTCCCGGACATCCTGGAAGTGCGTGGAGAAGTCTATATGAGCCACGCGGACTTCGCCCGGCTCAACGAAGGACGCGCGGAGGCTGGGCTTCCCCTGTTCGCCAATCCGCGCAATGCCGCTGCCGGTTCTCTCCGGCAACTCGACCCGTCCGTCACCAAGGCGCGTCCGCTGCGGTTCTTCGCCTATGCCTGGGGCGAATGCAGCGCCGTCCCCGGCGATACGCAGACCGAGGTGGTCGCCACATTGGGCCGCATGGGCTTTCCGATCAACCCGCTGATGCAACGCTTCGATGGCATCGACGGGCTGATCGGGCAGTACCATGCCATCGAGGAGCAGCGCGCCGCGCTCGGCTACGATATCGATGGCGTGGTCTACAAGGTGGACGACCTTGCGCTGCAGAAGCGGCTGGGTTTCGTATCCCGCTTTCCGCGCTGGGCCATCGCCCACAAGTTCGCGGCGGAGAAGGCGATGACCGTGCTGCGCGCCATCGACATCCAGGTCGGGCGCACGGGCGCGCTGACGCCGGTTGCCAAGCTGGATCCCGTCACCGTGGGTGGCGTCGTCGTTTCCAATGCCACCCTGCACAACGCGGATTACATCAAGGGTACTGGGCAGGGCGGCCAGAGCCTGCGCGAGGGGCGAGATATCCGCGTCGGCGATACGGTGGTGGTGCAGCGGGCCGGCGACGTGATCCCGCAGGTGCTGGACGTCGTCCTGGAAAAGCGCCCGACGGACTCCGCCCCCTTCGTCTTTCCGGATCGTTGCCCTGCCTGCGGCAGCCACGCCGCGCGCGAGGAGGGCGAGGTGGTGACACGCTGTACGGGCGGCCTGATCTGCCCGGCGCAGGCGGTGGAGCGCATCCGCCACTTCGTGTCGCGCAACGCCATGGACATCGAGGGGCTTGGCGACAGGCAGGTGGAGTTCTTCTATGGGCTGGAAGACCCTGCGCTGTGGATACGCTCTCCGGCCGATATCTTCACGCTGGAGAAGCGGCAGGAAAAATCGCTGACCCGGCTGGAGAATTTCGAGGGGTTCGGTGCGCGCTCGGTGCGAAATCTCTTCGAGGCCATCAATGCGCGGCGCAATCCGCCGCTGCCGCGCTTCCTCTACGCGCTCGGCATCCGCCATGTGGGTGAAACCAACGCAAAGCGCTTCGCCCGCCATTACGGCAGCCTGGAGGCGTTTCGTGCCGGCGCCGAGGCCGCGATCATACCCGACGATCGAAAGGACCCCGGCAACGACGCCTGGCAGGAGTTGAACGGCGTGGAGGGCATCGGCTCCATCGTCGCCGGCGCCGTGGTCGAGTTTTTCCACGAAGCGCATAACAGGGACGCAATCGACGCGCTGCTTGAGGCCGGGGTACGGCCGCAGGACGAGGCGCGGCCGGCGGCTTCGATCGTGTCTCCGGTTGCCGGAAAGACGATTGTCTTCACCGGCGCATTGGAGCGCATGTCGCGGGAGGAGGCGAAGGCGATGGCGGACGAGCTTGGAGCCAAGGCGGTGGAATCCGTCTCGAAGAAAACGGACCTCGTCGTGGCCGGACCGGGGGCCGGCTCCAAGCTCAAGAAAGCAGGTGAGCTCGGCATCGAGATTATCGACGAGGATGGCTGGTTTACCCTTATCGGGCGCTGA
- a CDS encoding AzlC family ABC transporter permease has protein sequence MLDTRELRAALRDVAPVLVPMLPFGALYGTLAMDGGFTAAEAIGMSAFVYAGASQLVALQLLAIESPLWAVVLSMFILNFRHVLYSASIGRHLGAFGPIQKTIGFFFLVDPSYASAEARALRGRLTKTYYFGYALALYVVWQLSTAIGVVFGGLIEDPRVFALDFVLPVYFLAQTMAFQKRDGFFPVAGASFAASALVYMTLGAPWHVTLGGLAGLVVAAVRPLPGDRE, from the coding sequence ATGCTGGACACCCGTGAATTGCGTGCGGCGCTCCGCGACGTGGCGCCCGTGCTGGTGCCCATGCTGCCCTTCGGGGCGCTGTACGGCACGCTGGCCATGGATGGCGGCTTCACCGCGGCAGAGGCCATCGGCATGTCGGCCTTCGTTTATGCAGGCGCCTCGCAACTCGTGGCACTGCAACTGCTGGCGATCGAATCCCCGCTTTGGGCGGTGGTCCTGTCGATGTTCATCCTCAATTTTCGCCATGTGCTGTATTCGGCGTCCATCGGCCGGCACCTTGGCGCCTTCGGTCCGATCCAGAAGACGATCGGCTTTTTCTTTCTGGTCGATCCGTCCTATGCGTCAGCGGAGGCCCGCGCCCTGCGCGGCCGGCTCACGAAAACCTATTATTTCGGCTATGCGCTGGCGCTCTATGTCGTGTGGCAATTGTCCACCGCCATCGGCGTCGTCTTTGGCGGATTGATCGAAGATCCGCGCGTCTTCGCACTGGATTTCGTGCTGCCGGTCTACTTCCTGGCGCAAACCATGGCCTTCCAGAAGCGGGATGGCTTCTTTCCGGTGGCCGGAGCAAGCTTCGCTGCCTCCGCACTTGTCTATATGACGCTGGGCGCGCCCTGGCATGTGACGCTGGGCGGGCTGGCAGGCCTGGTCGTGGCGGCGGTCCGGCCCCTGCCGGGAGACCGGGAATGA
- a CDS encoding SCO family protein, whose product MSQDPPRPRPRRMAALRMGLWVLVGLVAALLVLVWAVGIRQFSTAEQAAEPYGTPFQLIDQDGQPVTESILKGSATAVFFGFTHCPDVCPTTLYELAGYQRQLADEGKELKVVFVTVDPERDTPDVLKRYVEAMDADITGVTGDPAAVNAMLDGWGIHHARVESGSTYTMDHTASVIMLGTQGQFVGTIAYQENPETALQKLDRLTTL is encoded by the coding sequence ATGTCCCAAGATCCGCCCAGGCCCCGCCCGCGCCGTATGGCCGCCCTGCGCATGGGCCTCTGGGTTCTGGTCGGCCTCGTCGCCGCCCTGCTGGTCCTTGTCTGGGCGGTCGGAATACGCCAGTTTTCCACCGCCGAGCAGGCGGCGGAACCCTACGGAACGCCGTTCCAGCTTATCGATCAGGACGGGCAGCCCGTTACCGAAAGCATCCTGAAGGGCAGCGCCACCGCTGTCTTCTTCGGATTCACGCACTGTCCTGACGTGTGTCCGACCACGCTGTACGAGCTGGCGGGCTATCAGCGCCAGCTGGCCGACGAAGGCAAGGAGCTGAAGGTCGTCTTCGTGACCGTCGACCCGGAGCGCGACACGCCGGACGTCTTGAAGCGCTACGTGGAAGCGATGGACGCCGACATAACCGGCGTAACCGGCGATCCGGCGGCGGTGAACGCGATGCTCGACGGCTGGGGAATTCACCATGCCAGGGTCGAAAGCGGCAGCACCTACACGATGGACCACACGGCCAGCGTCATCATGCTGGGAACGCAAGGCCAGTTCGTCGGCACCATCGCCTATCAGGAGAACCCTGAAACGGCGCTCCAGAAGCTGGACCGCCTGACGACCCTTTAA
- a CDS encoding Tim44 domain-containing protein — translation MAALHKYRFGALLAIFTLVFSVVAVDYAEARRGGSFGSRGARTFQSAPATNTAPSAAPVQRSITPGTAAQPNAGRAATGAAAGAAANRGLLGSPLMRGLMLGGLFGLLMGAGFGGFGGFMALLVQIALIAGVIWLAMRLFRSRPQTAAAGNQRAASRMNYQGQDPAAGGGRDFRHLGAGLGGGGGAAATGAAAQAAARGGNPDELGITPDDLGIFEQRLYQLQDAFGREDYAAIREITTPEIMSYLSEELSQNATRGVKSEVRDVKLLQGDIAESWKEGSREFATVAMRYSMIQFLRDRQSGSIVEGSDSEPVESTEVWTFLRDHHDEWKLTAIQEA, via the coding sequence ATGGCTGCACTGCACAAATATCGTTTCGGAGCCTTGCTCGCGATCTTCACGCTCGTCTTTTCGGTCGTGGCGGTGGACTATGCGGAGGCACGCCGGGGCGGGAGCTTCGGTAGCCGTGGGGCACGGACGTTCCAGTCGGCGCCCGCCACCAATACGGCGCCTTCGGCCGCACCCGTGCAGCGCTCGATCACGCCCGGCACCGCGGCGCAGCCCAATGCCGGCCGCGCTGCCACCGGTGCCGCCGCCGGCGCCGCGGCCAATCGCGGCCTGCTCGGCAGCCCGCTGATGCGCGGCCTGATGCTGGGTGGCCTCTTCGGCCTCCTGATGGGCGCCGGTTTCGGCGGCTTTGGCGGCTTCATGGCGCTTCTGGTCCAGATCGCACTGATCGCCGGCGTCATCTGGCTGGCGATGCGTCTGTTCCGCTCGCGGCCGCAGACAGCGGCGGCCGGCAACCAGCGCGCCGCCTCCAGGATGAACTATCAGGGGCAGGATCCCGCTGCCGGCGGCGGGCGCGATTTCCGTCATCTCGGTGCGGGCCTCGGCGGCGGCGGCGGCGCAGCGGCTACCGGCGCGGCAGCACAGGCGGCGGCGCGCGGCGGCAACCCGGACGAGCTTGGCATCACCCCGGACGATCTCGGCATCTTCGAGCAGCGCCTGTACCAGTTGCAGGATGCCTTCGGCCGCGAAGACTATGCCGCGATCCGGGAAATCACGACGCCGGAGATCATGTCCTATCTGTCGGAAGAGCTGTCGCAGAACGCCACGCGCGGTGTGAAAAGCGAGGTACGCGACGTCAAGCTTCTGCAGGGCGACATCGCCGAAAGCTGGAAGGAAGGCTCGCGCGAGTTCGCCACCGTCGCGATGCGCTATTCGATGATCCAGTTCCTGCGGGACAGGCAGAGCGGCAGCATCGTCGAGGGCTCGGACAGCGAGCCGGTGGAATCGACGGAAGTCTGGACGTTCCTGCGCGACCACCACGACGAATGGAAGTTGACCGCGATCCAGGAAGCCTGA
- a CDS encoding 50S ribosomal protein L11 methyltransferase → MSQLRYFARGPRAAAEAAYARLDAAFEAFGAPVSIYEADEEEQIFEVSIYFEEAPAQAADVLALFEPLSPETEHIDASIDWMQSVLADLKPVRAGRFLVHGAHDRARVGANDIGILIEAGQAFGTGHHGTTAGCLTMIGDILRRKAPRNALDLGTGSAVLAIAVARLARIPVLATDIDPVAVDVARGNVRANGVSALVRTAVAIGFNGPAFADGTRFDLIVANILAGPLMRLAPAMERRLERGGDIVLSGILARQRQAVLAAYRDQALYHRRTIRIGDWVTLHLSR, encoded by the coding sequence TTGAGCCAGTTACGATATTTCGCGCGCGGCCCGCGTGCAGCCGCCGAAGCGGCCTATGCCCGGCTGGACGCCGCTTTCGAGGCGTTCGGTGCGCCGGTCTCCATCTACGAGGCCGACGAAGAAGAACAGATCTTCGAAGTGTCGATCTACTTCGAGGAGGCGCCGGCCCAGGCGGCGGACGTCCTCGCGCTTTTCGAGCCCTTGTCGCCGGAGACGGAGCATATCGACGCCTCCATCGACTGGATGCAGAGCGTGCTGGCCGACCTCAAGCCGGTGCGGGCCGGCCGCTTTCTCGTGCATGGCGCGCATGACCGGGCGCGCGTCGGGGCCAACGATATCGGCATCCTGATCGAGGCGGGGCAGGCTTTCGGAACCGGCCATCACGGCACCACGGCCGGATGCCTGACGATGATCGGCGATATCCTGCGCCGCAAGGCGCCGCGCAATGCGCTGGACCTTGGAACCGGCAGTGCCGTGCTCGCCATCGCGGTGGCGCGCCTTGCGCGCATTCCCGTGCTGGCGACGGACATCGACCCCGTGGCCGTGGATGTGGCGCGCGGCAATGTGCGGGCCAACGGCGTTTCGGCGCTCGTACGAACCGCCGTTGCGATCGGTTTCAACGGTCCGGCGTTTGCCGATGGAACGCGTTTCGACCTGATCGTCGCCAACATACTTGCCGGCCCGCTGATGCGGCTGGCCCCTGCCATGGAGCGGCGGCTGGAGCGGGGCGGCGATATCGTCCTGTCGGGCATACTCGCCCGGCAGCGCCAGGCCGTGCTGGCCGCCTACCGGGACCAGGCGCTCTATCACCGGCGCACGATCCGCATCGGTGATTGGGTGACGCTGCACCTTAGCCGCTGA
- a CDS encoding outer membrane protein assembly factor BamD gives MRQFLPTIGRSSIVRPLAVVLLAGAVSGLAGCMSGKDNDIDALALASQTEPADVLYNQGLANLEAGRLGEAAAKFEAIDRQHPYSEWARKALVMRAFTSYRNGDYDEAVSSARRYLSLYPGSEEAAYAQYIIGLSYFRQMPEVTRDQTDTARAALAMQEVVDRYPDSEYAEDARTKLRQARDQLAGKEMQVGRYYLERRNYIGAVNRFKNVVDNYSQTRHVEEALYRLVEANLAMGIRPEAQAAASVLGQNFPESEWYKDAYALLQRDGLSPQAGSAGSWFSNASRRLVGGGAQAPAAPQG, from the coding sequence ATGCGCCAATTCTTGCCCACAATCGGCCGGTCGAGCATCGTCAGGCCGCTCGCCGTCGTTCTACTGGCGGGCGCCGTGTCCGGACTCGCCGGCTGCATGTCCGGCAAGGACAACGACATCGACGCGCTGGCCCTCGCTTCGCAGACCGAGCCGGCCGACGTCCTCTACAATCAGGGGCTTGCCAATCTGGAAGCCGGACGCCTGGGCGAGGCTGCCGCCAAGTTCGAGGCGATCGACCGTCAGCACCCCTATTCGGAGTGGGCGCGCAAGGCGCTGGTGATGCGCGCCTTCACCTCCTACCGCAACGGCGACTACGACGAGGCCGTGTCCTCGGCGCGGCGGTATCTGTCGCTCTATCCCGGTTCGGAGGAAGCGGCCTACGCCCAGTACATCATCGGCCTTTCCTACTTCCGCCAGATGCCCGAGGTCACGCGCGACCAGACCGATACCGCCCGTGCGGCGCTGGCCATGCAGGAGGTGGTCGACCGCTACCCCGATTCCGAGTACGCCGAAGATGCGCGCACCAAGCTGCGTCAGGCGCGCGACCAGCTTGCCGGCAAGGAAATGCAGGTCGGCCGCTATTACCTGGAGCGGCGCAACTACATCGGCGCGGTGAACCGCTTCAAGAACGTCGTCGACAACTACAGCCAGACACGTCACGTCGAAGAGGCGCTCTACCGCCTGGTAGAGGCAAACCTGGCCATGGGCATCCGTCCGGAAGCGCAGGCCGCGGCGTCCGTGCTGGGCCAGAACTTCCCCGAATCCGAATGGTACAAGGATGCCTATGCCCTGCTGCAGCGTGACGGCCTCTCGCCGCAGGCGGGTAGCGCCGGCTCCTGGTTCAGCAACGCCTCGCGCCGGCTCGTCGGCGGTGGTGCACAGGCCCCGGCCGCGCCACAGGGCTGA